One genomic segment of Flagellimonas marinaquae includes these proteins:
- a CDS encoding class I SAM-dependent methyltransferase has protein sequence MSLFLKTKDFSVSGEEFELHHDQDLDMLVTKPQPESLDLYYESEDYISHTDAQNTFTDRLYQFVKRRNLQNKIQVIDNQVNKPINLLDIGAGTGDFVLTAKKHGFEAFGVEPNNKARELALKKGVGLSAKIEEINTNRFQAITLWHVLEHLPDLEKDIKTLVGLLEEDGVMVIAVPNFKSYDANHYGSFWAGYDVPRHLWHFSKTAIAKIFAAHQMEVVKIGPMLFDAFYVSMLSEKYKGNKLYLIKAFFIGLWSNLSAFFTKEHSSLIYILKKKQ, from the coding sequence ATGAGCTTGTTTTTAAAAACTAAAGACTTTTCTGTTTCAGGCGAAGAATTTGAACTACATCATGATCAAGACCTGGATATGTTGGTTACTAAACCACAACCCGAAAGCCTTGACTTATATTACGAAAGTGAGGACTATATATCGCATACCGATGCCCAAAATACTTTTACAGATAGATTGTACCAGTTTGTTAAGCGCAGAAATTTACAAAATAAAATTCAAGTAATTGATAATCAGGTAAATAAACCAATAAATCTACTTGACATTGGTGCAGGAACTGGAGATTTTGTGCTTACGGCAAAAAAACATGGATTTGAAGCCTTTGGGGTGGAGCCCAACAACAAGGCTAGGGAACTAGCTCTAAAAAAAGGTGTGGGGCTAAGCGCCAAAATAGAAGAGATAAACACTAATAGGTTCCAAGCCATCACTCTTTGGCATGTACTAGAGCATTTACCGGATTTGGAAAAAGATATTAAAACTTTGGTGGGTCTTTTGGAAGAGGACGGCGTAATGGTAATCGCTGTCCCAAATTTTAAATCGTATGATGCAAACCATTATGGGTCGTTTTGGGCCGGTTACGATGTTCCCAGGCATCTTTGGCATTTTTCAAAAACAGCGATCGCCAAAATATTTGCTGCACATCAAATGGAAGTGGTAAAGATTGGACCCATGCTCTTCGATGCATTTTACGTTTCCATGCTTTCAGAAAAATACAAAGGCAACAAGCTTTATCTGATCAAAGCCTTTTTTATTGGACTATGGTCAAATTTAAGTGCCTTCTTCACCAAAGAACACTCTTCACTGATTTATATCCTCAAAAAGAAGCAATAA
- the mnmG gene encoding tRNA uridine-5-carboxymethylaminomethyl(34) synthesis enzyme MnmG, translated as MFEKEYNVIVVGGGHAGAEATAAAANMGSSTLLVTMNLQTIGQMSCNPAMGGIAKGQIVREIDALGGYSGIITDKSAIQFKMLNKSKGPAMWSPRAQNDRMRFAEEWRMALENTPNADFYQEMVNGLLIEGDKVVGVKTSLGLEIRGKAVVLTNGTFLNGLIHIGEKQLGGGRAGEKAATGITEQLVDLGFDSGRMKTGTPPRVDGRSLDYSKMIPQPGDAQPEKFSYLNTPVLTEQRDCYMTHTSKLVHDLLREGFERSPMFNGRIKSIGPRYCPSIEDKINRFADKDSHQIFVEPEGWNTVEVYVNGFSTSLPEDVQYKALKSVKGFEHVKFFRPGYAIEYDYFPPTQLKHTLETKLVNNLYFAGQINGTTGYEEAASQGLMAGINAHLKINEKEPFVLKRDEAYIGVLVDDLITKGTEEPYRMFTSRAEYRTLLRQDNADLRLTPKGYQIGLAKEERVNRMEEKMKKSEAFVHFFKKTSFNTEEINPILEGLHSSLVKQSDKLFKVFSRPKVTMDHMLQLDAVAQFVKENELDPEVLEQAEIQVKYSGYIEKEKTNADKLQRLENVRIPDNFDYSKLKSLSYEAREKLENIRPVTISQASRISGVSPADISVLLVFLGR; from the coding sequence ATGTTTGAAAAGGAATATAACGTAATTGTTGTTGGTGGAGGACACGCTGGGGCGGAGGCTACCGCTGCCGCCGCGAATATGGGCTCAAGCACTTTGCTGGTCACTATGAACCTACAAACGATTGGGCAAATGTCGTGCAACCCTGCAATGGGTGGAATTGCAAAAGGTCAAATTGTTCGAGAAATAGATGCATTGGGGGGATATAGCGGCATCATCACGGACAAGTCGGCCATTCAATTTAAAATGTTGAACAAATCCAAAGGCCCCGCTATGTGGAGTCCAAGGGCACAGAACGATAGAATGCGGTTTGCTGAGGAATGGCGCATGGCTTTGGAGAATACACCAAATGCCGATTTTTATCAGGAAATGGTAAATGGTTTGTTGATTGAAGGGGATAAAGTAGTGGGCGTAAAAACAAGTCTTGGGCTCGAAATTAGAGGCAAGGCGGTTGTCTTGACCAATGGAACTTTTTTAAATGGGTTGATCCACATCGGGGAAAAACAATTGGGAGGAGGAAGAGCTGGTGAGAAAGCGGCGACAGGTATTACTGAACAGTTAGTTGACCTTGGTTTCGATAGTGGACGAATGAAAACGGGAACACCGCCAAGAGTGGATGGCAGGTCCTTGGATTACTCCAAAATGATTCCCCAGCCAGGAGATGCACAGCCAGAAAAATTCTCGTATTTAAACACACCGGTTCTTACTGAACAGAGAGATTGTTACATGACGCATACGAGTAAATTGGTTCACGATTTATTGCGAGAAGGGTTTGAAAGGTCGCCAATGTTCAATGGGAGGATTAAAAGTATAGGGCCCAGATATTGCCCCTCTATTGAGGATAAGATCAATCGTTTTGCAGATAAAGATTCTCATCAAATATTTGTTGAGCCCGAGGGTTGGAATACTGTGGAAGTTTATGTAAATGGCTTCTCAACCTCATTGCCCGAAGATGTTCAATATAAAGCTTTAAAATCCGTAAAGGGATTCGAGCATGTAAAGTTTTTTAGACCTGGTTACGCAATCGAGTACGATTATTTTCCTCCAACACAATTAAAGCATACCCTTGAAACCAAGTTGGTGAACAACCTTTATTTTGCAGGACAAATTAATGGCACAACTGGCTATGAAGAAGCGGCTTCCCAAGGGTTAATGGCCGGGATAAATGCTCATCTTAAAATTAACGAAAAGGAACCTTTTGTACTTAAAAGAGATGAGGCATATATTGGAGTTTTGGTCGATGATTTGATTACCAAAGGGACGGAGGAACCTTATCGTATGTTCACATCAAGGGCGGAATATAGAACATTGCTACGCCAAGACAACGCAGATTTACGCTTAACACCAAAGGGATATCAAATCGGTTTAGCTAAAGAAGAACGGGTAAACAGGATGGAAGAAAAGATGAAAAAGTCTGAGGCTTTTGTTCATTTTTTCAAGAAAACCAGTTTCAATACGGAAGAAATCAACCCCATTTTAGAAGGGCTCCATTCATCTTTGGTAAAGCAGTCGGATAAACTATTCAAGGTGTTTTCAAGACCAAAGGTTACCATGGACCACATGCTTCAATTAGATGCTGTCGCACAATTTGTGAAGGAAAACGAGCTCGATCCCGAAGTGCTGGAGCAAGCCGAGATCCAAGTAAAATATTCTGGTTATATAGAGAAAGAAAAGACAAACGCGGATAAACTTCAGAGGTTGGAAAATGTCCGAATTCCGGATAATTTCGATTATTCAAAATTGAAATCACTCTCATATGAGGCAAGAGAAAAGCTGGAGAATATTCGCCCGGTAACCATTTCGCAAGCTTCACGTATAAGTGGTGTTTCTCCTGCCGATATAAGCGTCCTTTTAGTCTTTTTGGGGCGATAA
- a CDS encoding OmpH family outer membrane protein gives MKKLLVLVIAITAMACQQNKIAFVDSVRIMDEYQEKVDVEARFKTKADAMGKKRDSISQAFQLELQQFQTKAQKMSQKNAQEEYAQLQQRGQFVGQQLQQEEQQLQQSSQAEMDSLVKKVKKEIKAYGEANGFTYILGGGDGGSVIYGDETNDVTDAILKILNDKYEK, from the coding sequence ATGAAAAAATTACTAGTGCTTGTAATTGCCATAACCGCCATGGCATGTCAGCAGAACAAAATCGCATTTGTGGATAGTGTACGAATCATGGACGAGTATCAAGAGAAAGTAGATGTTGAGGCCAGGTTCAAAACCAAAGCGGATGCCATGGGCAAAAAAAGAGATAGTATTTCACAAGCTTTTCAATTGGAATTGCAACAGTTTCAGACCAAGGCGCAGAAAATGTCACAGAAAAATGCACAAGAGGAATACGCACAACTACAACAGCGTGGGCAATTTGTTGGTCAACAGTTGCAACAAGAAGAGCAGCAGTTACAGCAATCCAGTCAGGCAGAGATGGACAGCTTGGTAAAAAAGGTGAAAAAAGAAATAAAAGCCTATGGCGAGGCAAATGGTTTCACGTACATCCTTGGAGGTGGCGACGGGGGCTCCGTTATTTATGGGGACGAAACAAATGACGTTACCGATGCCATTCTAAAAATATTGAACGATAAATACGAAAAATAA
- a CDS encoding nitroreductase family protein: MTFEEAVIHRRSVRNYKEEAIDEEVVKHCLQMATLAPNSSNMQLWEFYHITNPEVLKKLSVACLDQQAATTAQQLVVFVTRQDLHRTRERDMLKLETKNVQKNSPREKQEARIKRWQLYYGRVMPFLYARFFGVLGVIRKIMVNIVGLFRPMVYQVSESDMNVVVHKTCALAAQTFMLAMSSKGYDTCPMEGFDSKRAKRILKLPYGAQINMIISCGIRAEGGVWGDRMRIPFKEVYTRV, encoded by the coding sequence TCGTGAAACATTGCCTCCAAATGGCCACTTTGGCACCCAATAGTTCCAATATGCAGCTTTGGGAGTTTTACCATATCACAAATCCTGAGGTGCTTAAAAAACTTTCGGTGGCTTGTTTGGACCAACAGGCGGCCACAACAGCCCAACAATTAGTGGTTTTTGTTACACGCCAAGATCTTCATCGGACAAGGGAAAGAGATATGCTAAAACTAGAAACCAAAAATGTCCAAAAGAATAGCCCAAGAGAAAAACAAGAGGCCCGCATAAAGAGATGGCAGCTGTATTATGGAAGGGTAATGCCATTTTTATATGCTCGTTTTTTTGGTGTGCTTGGAGTTATCAGAAAAATTATGGTAAATATAGTCGGGTTGTTCCGACCTATGGTTTACCAAGTATCCGAAAGCGATATGAATGTAGTTGTACATAAAACATGTGCACTGGCCGCCCAAACCTTTATGCTGGCCATGTCTTCCAAAGGATATGATACCTGTCCCATGGAGGGCTTTGATAGCAAACGGGCAAAGCGCATTTTAAAATTGCCCTATGGAGCACAGATCAACATGATTATCTCGTGTGGCATTCGTGCAGAAGGCGGGGTATGGGGCGATCGCATGCGTATTCCATTTAAAGAAGTTTATACGCGTGTGTAG
- a CDS encoding DUF7010 family protein yields MDTASNNSGTQDLNHINVAQSDLRKGYGYGALGVLSSGLVWLVSGSVAFLVNGQTAVWTLFFGGMLINPLGLLLARLTGVPGKHSNQNALGKLAMEGTFFMLMCIPLALLLSLQEHAWFFQGMLLIIGGRYLTFTTLYGIKIYWILGGLLGATAFGLFFLNASPGLSALSGAVVELAFGAFLFTSYKKSKAQKQKARS; encoded by the coding sequence ATGGACACAGCAAGTAACAATTCCGGTACGCAAGACCTAAACCATATTAATGTTGCCCAATCCGACCTTCGCAAGGGTTACGGTTATGGGGCGTTGGGTGTATTGTCATCCGGATTGGTTTGGCTTGTTTCTGGATCAGTGGCGTTTTTGGTCAATGGCCAAACTGCGGTTTGGACGCTTTTTTTCGGCGGCATGCTTATTAATCCTTTAGGATTGTTGTTGGCTAGGTTAACCGGTGTTCCTGGTAAACATTCCAATCAAAATGCATTGGGAAAACTGGCCATGGAGGGTACATTTTTTATGCTCATGTGCATTCCTCTGGCATTGTTGCTATCTCTGCAGGAGCATGCGTGGTTTTTTCAAGGTATGCTTTTGATCATTGGTGGAAGGTATTTGACCTTTACCACGCTTTACGGGATTAAGATATATTGGATATTGGGCGGGCTTTTGGGAGCTACTGCCTTTGGGTTGTTTTTCCTAAATGCATCTCCCGGCCTTTCAGCACTTAGTGGTGCCGTGGTTGAACTTGCGTTCGGTGCTTTTTTATTCACATCATATAAAAAATCAAAGGCACAAAAACAAAAAGCCCGCTCTTAA